The Streptomyces liliiviolaceus sequence GTGCGCGGACCGGCGCTGCGGCCCGACGTGGCGATCCTGGACGTGCGGCTCCCCGACAGCGACGGCATCACCGTCTGCCGCGAACTGCGTTCCCGGATGCCCGAGTTGGCCTGTCTGATGCTGACGTCGTTCGATGACGACGACGCGCTGCTGGACGCGATCATGGCGGGGGCGGCCGGTTATGTCCTCAAGCAGATCAAGGGCTCCGACCTGATCTCGGCGGTCCGCACGGTCGGGGCGGGGCAGTCGATGCTCGATCCGGCGACCACCGGCCGGCTCATGAACACGCTGCGGGCCCCGGCGGGCGACGCACCGGCCCCCGACGACGCACGGCCGGCGGGCCTCACGGAGCGCGAGCACGAGTTCCTCGTCCTGATCGGCGAGGGCCTCACCAACCGGCAGATCGGCCAACGGCTCTATCTCTCCGAGAAGACCGTCAAGAACGGCATCTCCCGGCTGCTGGCCAAGCTGGGCGTGGAGCGGCGCATCCAGGCAGCGGTGCTCGCGGCGCGGCTGCCGCCTCCTCGCCGGAAGGGCGATCGGTGAGGTGAGGTGAGGTGAGGTCGGAGCGCGTGCACGGTGAGTCGCTACGGTCACTCACGGCGGTCGCTCTCGGCACGTCGGGTGCTCTCGGCACGTCGGACACTCACGACGCGTCGGGCGCCTGGTGGGGGTCCAGAGGCACCCGCCATGTCAGCCGCGTACCACTTTTGTCGCCGTCGTCGCTGCCGTCCCCGTCTGCGCCGTCGGCGCTGTCCACCCTGCCGCCGCTCTCTCCACCGCCGTCGCCGCTCGCCCCGTTGCCCTGACTGTCCGTCAGCAGCAGTTCACCGCCCCGGTGTCGGGCCCGTTCCGCGAGGTTGCGCAGGCCGCTGCGGCGGCCGTCGCCGCCGGTCGGCATTCCCGTGCCGTCGTCGGTGACGGTGAGCGTGAGGCGACCGTCGCGCACGACCAGGGCGACGTCCACCGCGGTGGCCTCCGCGTGCCGGGCGATGTTGGTCAGTGCCTCGCCCACCACGGCCACGGCGTCCTCGGCGACCTCACCGGGTACGTCGACGTCGAGCAGCCCCTCCATCCGCAGGGAGGGTGTGAAGCCCAGGACCGCCGCCGCTTCCTCCAGGGCGCGCACGACCCGGACCCGCAGTCCCACGGCCGCGGTCTCGTGCGCGCGCAGGCCGAAGATGGTGGACCTGATGATCTTGATGGTGGTGTCGAGGTCGTCGACGGCCCGGCCCAGCCGCTCGGCGGCCTGCGGATGCTGGACGAAACGCTGTGCGCTCTGCAGGGTCATGCCCGTCGCGAACAGCCGCTGGATGGCGAGATCGTGCAGGTCGCGGGCGATGCGGTCGCGGTCCTCCAGCAGGCTCAGCTGCTCGGCGTCCCGGCGCCGGTCCGCCAGCTCCATGACGAGCGCGGCCTGTCCCGCGAAGTTGAGGAGCGACATGGTCTCCCGCTCGTTGAACGGCGGGCGGCCCGCGCCACGGGCCAGCATCAGGACACCGCGCAGTCCGTCGTTCGTTCCCAGGGGCACGGCCACGGCGGGGCCGAGCCCGTCCCAGCGGTCGGGTCCGTAGGTGATCCTCTTGTCCTTGCGTACGTCCGTCGTGGTGACGAGGGTGCCCGCCGTGAGTGCCGCGCCCGCGAAGGTCCCCTCCCGGGGCAGCAGCAGGCCCAGATGGGTCTCGGCCTGGCGGCCGCGCGCCAGCACTCCGCGCAGATCGCCGGTGCCCTCGACGATCAGGTCGACGACACCGAGGTCGGCCGCGGTGATCTCCCGGGCGCGTTCCAGCATCACTTCGAGGACCTGTTCCTGGGGCACGTTCGAGAGCAGTTCGCTGGTGATCTCCGCGCCGGCCGCCAGC is a genomic window containing:
- a CDS encoding sensor histidine kinase, whose amino-acid sequence is MSGGGYGSGGSGHGEADRGEPGRGAGRHGGDGRDLREQVPKLRLDELLDELQGRIETVRGTRDRLQGLLEAVLSVGRELDLAQVLRRIVESAIVLVDAEYGALGVIGQQRQLDQFVPVGIDEETWAQIGELPSGHGLLGELIRNPEPLRIAELSGHPASSGFPPHHPPMHTFLGVPISVRDTIFGNLYLTEKRGGGEFDPEDEAVLSTLAVAAGVAIENARLYEQVSLRERWLAAGAEITSELLSNVPQEQVLEVMLERAREITAADLGVVDLIVEGTGDLRGVLARGRQAETHLGLLLPREGTFAGAALTAGTLVTTTDVRKDKRITYGPDRWDGLGPAVAVPLGTNDGLRGVLMLARGAGRPPFNERETMSLLNFAGQAALVMELADRRRDAEQLSLLEDRDRIARDLHDLAIQRLFATGMTLQSAQRFVQHPQAAERLGRAVDDLDTTIKIIRSTIFGLRAHETAAVGLRVRVVRALEEAAAVLGFTPSLRMEGLLDVDVPGEVAEDAVAVVGEALTNIARHAEATAVDVALVVRDGRLTLTVTDDGTGMPTGGDGRRSGLRNLAERARHRGGELLLTDSQGNGASGDGGGESGGRVDSADGADGDGSDDGDKSGTRLTWRVPLDPHQAPDAS
- a CDS encoding response regulator, with amino-acid sequence VRGPALRPDVAILDVRLPDSDGITVCRELRSRMPELACLMLTSFDDDDALLDAIMAGAAGYVLKQIKGSDLISAVRTVGAGQSMLDPATTGRLMNTLRAPAGDAPAPDDARPAGLTEREHEFLVLIGEGLTNRQIGQRLYLSEKTVKNGISRLLAKLGVERRIQAAVLAARLPPPRRKGDR